The genome window CAAATGTTTTATTCTCTTCAAATCATATTTGTGTAAAGTGACACTGCAAAACCCCAAAACTATATCTAACCAGAAAAGCCATTGGGAAAGGAAAATAATTACCAGCCATTCTCTGTCGCCTTGGATCCCTTCTGGATCAAGCTCCTTGATGGCCACTTCCGTTTTAACGTAACCAGGCCTAACATTTTCATCTATAACTCCTTTGTACACAATTCCGAATCCACCCTCTCCGAGAACTTGGTCGGGGCGAAAACGCTTGGTGGCCAACCTCATCTCTTCATATGTAAAGATATCAAGATTACTATTTCCAGGATTTTGACGAAGAGCCTTGACATCTCTGGGTATCACCACAATACTGCTCGCATATGTGGTTCTGTTTGATTCAGCAGAGTTTTGGAACTTGGAATCTGCTTTTAAGGGTGATGCAACAACACCATGATCAGTTCCAAATGTATATATTGACAAAGGGTTTTTTCAGCACTTTCACTGCATTTTTGAGCATTTCTTTTCCACAAAGAAAAAGACACTGGACCTTACATCAATGCCATGAGTTGTACTGCTTTCATTCAGTTTAACAGACTGACAAATAAATCTTCAGACATATAGTACATTTTGTGCGTTGCACCTTAATATACGGGCACTATAACTACATCTTTTTCTTCGTAACAACAAAATTATTGCTACAAGTGACAGTTAAGATGAAATATATTTACAACTGAGAAAAAACACCATTACATAATTACATGCCATAATTGACATCACAATAAGATTTAAGTAACTATCCAAACTAGTTCATTATAGACATCCTCAATGCCGGTCAACATAGAATTGTACTACTAATCTATAATACCCAAATGATATTCCGATAAGATACTAATAAGTAATAACCCCTTTAACAGTTCCAATATAATCTACTTCAAATTTCAATCTCAATATCTCAGCGAATTAAGCTAATAGCATAACCAACACacacaaataaaaatcaaaagttatagtAGTACAAATACACTTGAAGACATACCTGAATTATTATTCACAGATTGACCATTTTGCTGTTGCCTTTGAAACTGCTCATCTACTTCAGAACTGTAACAATTACCCAtgaatccaaatccaaatacaAATCTTTTCACATTTCACTTCCCCATCACTTAgcaaaacatataattattaaCTATGAACAAGAAATCTTGAAATTTCACTAAAGAAACACAATTTCTGATCAAAAGGCACAACAATCCACCTGGGTGTCCAAGATTTTGTTCTGGGTCAGCCCAAGATCAAATCTTTTTTCACACCAAGGTACCTAACTAATCTGTGTTGCATACAATTTGTGTGTCCAAGAATATGATGTGTTTTCTTGTGAAATGGTGGTTTATGAGGAGATAGATAAGTGAGGGAAGACCAGTGTTTTGGTATGTATATGCAGTTTGTGATTTGAGGCGATTGTTTTGGAATAAAATCCAAATGTGATTTGTCAGCAGACAGGTCTTGTTTCGAATGCTTAGATTTTTTACATTCGACCTTGCATTTAAAGGCTAGCAGTCCTGTTTAACGGGCGAATCTAGAAATCGTTGATTTATTCTCATTCGTAATTTAGTTTTGGAATTCAGAACCTTcatataaaattgaaataatagGGTTGTTGAAATATACtaattgataatattttataagaatcaaTAGAAAACTTTCCGATATCagaaatttttagaatattGAGTATgtggtttttaaaaatttatatgaaataatatattctaaataatactccctccatcttatcaggttctttacgttattttttggcacGCGTTTTAtgactcctataaagtatacttacattatatatattttttaaaaaattcttgaaaaaaagtttaatttttaaacttttattcaaaaaagaaaaatgttaaaaatatgttatagaactatactttatgagAGCgttaaaatacgtgcaaacagtatACGTAAATAATCTGGCAAGATGGAGGAAGTAGATATCTTTGCAcgaaaatgtatatatatccGATAAAAAGAACATATgcacatttatataaaataaattttcttctATAAATCAGTAAAATAACTATTTTTCCATAAATGAGTAATGATCATGTATTCATGTCTTGTAAATGTAAATATAAAGattaaataaatagatattatatttgaaattggaattcaCCGGCCCTGCCTAATCAATTTTCTGTATCAAGCAGTTGGTCATGGTTAAAGGGGCAGATTTGatattgaaaaatgaaaacTGCAAAAACAAATGCAATAGAACAAAAGCCAACGCGCCTAGAATTTAGAATTCACTTTTACACGCTTGCGGCTTGTCTAGCTGGCTAGCTGGTTTGGTTGAAACTTCGTTGAAAGAATGAAAGTTCTCCCATCTCTAATTCTTCCGAAACATCAAGTACATAAAGAGGGCTATTGAGCTGagcttaaataataaaataactcaaattttcatttataaataataattaatttatttatattatttatataataaacttataaTTTAGTTTATTGTATTTATCATCATAGATGCCATATCGTTGTTCACCTCCTGTTTTTAGATACTCCCTCCTCCGTCTCCTTCATCTTCTTTTGTATACCGATTGCTTTTCGGATGTCACGtcatttttacatttcaaaaatagtCCTTCTGCAGTCCCactatttttttacaattttatttttgagatgtctcatccaattctttatatttcaaaaattatcaaaagcAGTTGATGAGTTTCGCCGCTTTCTCACTTTTCCTCCTTCTCACATTTCTTCTACTCCACTGCCCAATGTAAAAGATGGAATAGAAggagtaacttttaataatataaaacactatatTACACTCACGGCTCTCTTCCActattttcattatataataataaaaacactattacacccattgTTTTCCTCcgtatcaaatatattattaaatacaagtgtATCACCCATTTAtccatttttcattttaactttACTTATTTGATACTATTAAATACAAGTGTATCACTCATTTATCCATTTTTCATCTTAACTTTacttatattttacattttttcttggtctcATGTCCACcctcaatatatataattgggtgagacggagggagtattctgGCTGCAGCCTCGTGCATTCAAGGCGTAGATGGGATCCCATTCTGGTCAGTTGTTTAGCAGGAGTGCCTGTTAACTTATTTTGTAAACTGCAATATCGTCTGTTCTATGATATCTATGTTCAGGTCCAGATTTTTGTTTAAGGCTAAAAAAGAAACTACTTGGTTTGGTTTATAGTTCATGTTCCACTCAGAACCCAGACTGTTTTGTAGCTCATAAACACTACTATTTGATAACAATATATGTTGTAGACATCTATCCTTGTTTGTGCTGTTTTACGACGAAAGAAGTAAAATTTTCAACTATTCATTCTTCACTTAAGGCACATTTTGTTTTGGTGAGTTTGTTTTCATTTCCAAGCTCTGGGAGTTCAATATAAGAGAAACCTTGCAATTCTTGTATTAATGTGTATTCAACTTTAGTTTTCATTATTACAGAGATAAGTTTCTATACAGTACACAAGCCGTGTATTGGTTTGATAACAAAATAAATGAGAACTTCTTAACTCCCCAACTACTTTACTGCTGAGCTATGTCAATGACGTTGCTGCTCAATGATCAATTTCTACTGACATCtgctattaatttaaaatcgatttttctatggtgtgcccatgggcacacactaagcaccaaaatttatgaaattggagggtttctattggcttaccttctttaataatgatggaccccctgcagttacaacaaccacaccaatcaaaatcctccatttttattaatgttagtgcttagcatgtgcccatgggcacacactagccaaaccgatttaaaattatatagtatatatttaacATTAAGGGGCATTTGGATCGTGGGTGGGGATGAGAATCGGGAATGAGAGTGAGGGGTATGAGAATGGGTATTCGAAGGAGTGTAAGGAATGTTTAACTCCAAGTGGGATTGGGATTCCCATGGCCATGTCACAAAATTGTtaatccaaacaccaacacatGGGTTTGAGGTTCCGATTTCTGTCGGTCTCATCAACCATGAACCGATCCCTCCGTTACTCAAAAGTTGGCGTTATGTCAAAATTTAAACAGATCGAGGGGCTGAAAATCAAATCGATTCTTGATCTGGGATTTGAAACCCTTATCCAGCAGAACCTGCAACAAGTCAATAGTTCTAACAACTGTACTAGTACTATTACAatgaaaattgaataataataagTCAACTATCCAGCCATAATTATTCAGTAATTCGACTTCTAACAAACTATCCTGCCATAAGCATGGAGATCTGGTATATAATATCCTTACCACATGGAGATCTGATATATTGTTTTCTTAGTTGCCTTCAATTATGAAGCAAGGTTTTTCAACTCACCATTCACACATTCAtgcttagtgatttatattcagCAATTTATACAGGGCTATCACGGTTCAGGTCCACACAAACTGCTGAAACAAAGCAACAATGTATTACGAGGGTTAGTTTTTTCATTCCCGTTATTTGAACACATGTAATTTCATGACAGTTGAGAAATTTGTGACATTGTAATGTGCATAGATAATGCTCAAAATCTAACATTGCTGATCATTAGGCATCTACTTTCTGCGATGTAGCAAAATAATGTCATGTTCATTCTAGCTTCAAATGTGTTTACTATGACAGTGGAATGTTTGTTAATGTAACTTACTTTTCTGACATTTAACCTATGTTGTGATATTTACAAGGGGGATTTTTGGAAGAAATGGGACGGAATATAGTAGTAGAAATGGGACGAATAATATTCATAGACCAGGATGAGACAGCTAACTATCCAGTTAGAGACAATCCACCCCCGCCAGAGCAGACTGAGACAGTCAGTCCAGGCATTCCAGCTCCGCCACCGGCTCCTATCTGGACTCCTGCCAACAGGCCTCCTCCAGTATCTTTCGGTTAGCTTCTACATTTTCATAATTAATACATATCTGAACACATTTACTAGACACCTTTCATTGTGAAACTAGTCTACTTACTTTTTTAAGTAAAAGTAtcgagttttgaaatataaagatGATGTGGTGAAAATTACAGCCTTAAGAATGCAAATAATGCCTCTATCATATTCGTATTAAATATGTTTAGGAATTGGCTAATTAGTGCTCTGAGTTGCTCTCTCTATTTCATTGTAATATTTTGTGCATAGTTAGAAGTATATTTTTGTTGAAattatatacttttattcaaaaaacaagatttgaaatattttaactatGCAGTTAAAACTCCTTATGACGTAATGACACATGTCAGAAAGTGAAGGAGTAGCACTGATTTACTGAACATGAATCTTTCTAAGCTTTCACCCTTAATCTTTGTGCAGAACCAGACAAAATCAGCTACTTGAGTGTATGTTTGCCTCTCTACAGAGCTGCACTTACAGGGGACTGGAAAACCGCCAAAGGACTACTAGAAAGTCACCCTGAGATGATAAACCAGAGCATTACAAGGCAGTTTGAAACTCTTCTTCACATTGCATCATCAACAAAACACACCTACTTCGTGACAGAGTTGGTGAACTTGATGGATGCTAAGGACTTGGAACTTCGGAATCATGCTGGACACACTGCTCTCTGTGTAGCAGCAGAAGGTGGAATTGTGGACATTGCAGAGATTCTTTTGAGTAAAAATAAAAACCTTCTAAAGCTACGTGGTGAGAGACGAGGATCACCACTTCGTATTGCCTCAACTATGGGACACAAAGACATGGTGTCCTACCTTTATTCTAAAACCAATCATATGGACTGTGAAGACTGGAGTGTTTGGGACCAAGACGCGGTACTCTATAATTGTGTCGATAATAACATATATGGTAAATGTTCAACACTCTTAAGGTTCAATATTTGAATTCTGATATCTTGTTGCAAAAAATCCAGAGTTATTCTACTGGTGTCAATACTTTTGTGCTTTACcttgattttttcttttttggataTCAAAACGATTGCTTTAATAttctcactatataagttgttATAATAGCTTACTTAATTGTGTAGATGTTGCATTAGATATATTGAATCACCACAAGAAAAGAGTGTGCAAGGACAGATATTATAATCCACTTCATATCCTGGCTAAAAAGCCTTCAGAATTTTATGGAACAGGTAAGCTTTTGATTTGGAGACTTCATTACAATTACCATAGTCTGTCGATTAATGTTGACTTATTTTTCAGATGACCAGAATCAAGCACTTAAAATAGTCAGACTAATATGGGAAGAAGTTGTCAAGCTGAATGATTCTGACATATGGAATATAATTGATGGCCCTCCAACCATTATCAAACAGAAAAATATTGAAGACCCTGAAGCCGGATATATTGATACATTTGCTGGGTATAATTCTAATATTCTATTTGTTGCGGCTAAATTGGGGAACACAAGGTTCATATTGGAGCTACTTAGGTTGTATCCAGAGCTTGTTTGGAAGTTGGATCAAGAAAACCGAACTATTTTTCATATTGCAGTTTTATATCGTCAGGAAAGTGTTTACAATCTGTTATTTCAGATTGGCTCAACTATGCACCAGATAATATCATTGAAAGATATGAATAAcaataatatagttcatttagCTGCTATGAAACCAGAGCAAAATCGGCTGCTTGCTAATACGGGAGCAGGTTTACAAATGCAGAGTGAAGTACAGTGGTTTAAGGTACATTTTTCTCAAAACATACTGAAATTCCAATGCAAATATACAAATCTTTGCTATATCAGATTGTAACTCAACTCACTAGGTACAAGATTTCTGCTGTATCTGATTTTTACGATCTTTTAATGTGTTGTACTAAATAATTCCTTCTAGGAAGTACAAAGCATGGTGCATCCTTCTCTAAGAGAAGCTAGGAATTCACAAGGCCAAACCCCCCAAGAGTTGTTCACAGAGCAGCATGCCGATTTAGTGGAGAAAGGCGAAAGATGGATGAAGGAAACCTTGTCTCAGTGCATGGTTGTTGCTGCCCTTATAGCAACAATTATGTTTGCTGCAGCTTTTACTTTACCAGGTGGTAATAATCAAGTCACTGGGCATCCAATTTATCGCGGCAAAAGAGTTTTTATCCTATTTATCATAACAGATGCCATATCGTTATTCACCTCCACTGCTGCCCTAGTCATGTTCTTAGATATCCTGACTGCACGTTACAAAGAAGAAGATTTCTTGAAATTATTACCTACGAAACTGAACATTGCGCTCCTGACACTTCTGGTAGCTGTTACTGCCATGATGATTGCTTTTAGCTCCAGCTTCTTTCTTTTATATTCAAAGGGCAGGTGGGTTGCTATTCTAGTCAGTTGTTTAGCTGGAGTGCCTGTTTACTTATTTTGTAAACTGCAATATCGTCTATTCTTCGATGTCTATCGTCCGACATTCAGGTCCAGGTTTATGTTCAAGGCCAGGAAAGATATGTTTTACTAGAGTGTTCCAATTTGGACTGTTACCTGGTTActtggtttttattttagttcatGTTCCACTGAGAAGTCAGAATTTACTGTAGCTTATCTTCTTAAATACTCttggaatataatatgatcctggtaagccctccttCCGAGAGGTTCTGAAAGAATTGGTCACTTACATGATATCAGAGCTCAGGCCCACAGGAGACTCGGATTCAACTCCTCTTAGACGCTGTTAAATATTTACGCTCATATTTGCAAATGAATCTTGTTGTTGTTAAAACTGAGAGATAATGTAGGTAAAGATCTCATCTTTCTTTTGTGTTAATTCATAACTAAAGAAGTCAGAATATTACTGTATCTTTAAAAAAAGGGAGTCTGATTATCAGCtattcatttttcatttaagGGTCTTTTTTTGTTTTGGCAGAGTTTGTTTTTGAGTACTTCTGCAGTATTATTAACAATTAAGATCTACAAAATTACAAGTCTCTGAAAAGAATAATTTTCAGAGGAATCAGTTAAGTTCCTTcattttgttgttgtttgtttAAGAAAAGGTATCATTGAATTCCCTTCTTTCTTTGAGAGAAGCAAAGGATTCAGAAGGGAAACCTCCCCAAGATTTATTTACCGAGCAAGGTTAATATTATGACTTATGGCTTATAGTGATTTCTTAATATTGCTGTCGCGGTTACTACCATGAATCCATGATGATCGCTTTGAGCTCCAGTTTCTTTCTTGTACATTCAAGAGGTAGATGGATTGCTATTCCTGGTCAGTTGTTTAGCTTGTTTGCctgttttcttgttttgtaaaCTGCAATATCACCTATTCTTCGTCGTCTATCGTCCAACACTGAGGTCTAGTTTTTTGTTTAAGGCCAACAAAAATATGTTATACTAAAGTGCTTGTTTCTGGAGAGTTGGTAGTtacttagaggggtgtattggattgggattttaaagcatttttttgcattcatgaaatccgagggtattcgattgggattgtttgaaatccattaaaatcttgaggtattcaattgggatttcaaattatgctacaaaatctggtggtattcaattgggattttaaattatgctttaaaatccgatggtattcaattgggattgtttaaaatccattaaaatctgatggtattcaaatgctgatggatttttttgcatttcataaaatgaaggattttgtggcattcttcagtgtattttaagttttttgaaatcccatcaaaatcaatgggattttgaagcattgtgcttaaatcctatcaactctgcgacattttatcaagaatccgcacaaaatcaaaatcaaacacaatccattaaaatccatagactaaaaacaatccattaaaatcccaatcgaatacacccctcttagttgTGCTTGAGTTCATGTTACACTTAGAAAGTCAGAAGTTTCAAGTTACTTGGTTGTATTTTGGAATGTTGTGATTACTTGAATTTATACTTGAATTTAGTTTTTATGTTGGTTTATTTtggtatataattatattaattttttatataattatttcgaatattagttattctatattatactttatcaattatatattaatcGAAATTGGAGAATGATTAGTATATGAATTCCAATTTCCTGTCACAAATATGTGAGTGGGGTCAAAACAAATGTCTTCTATATTTTAACTAACGTTATTTCaattaattatacattttttatttatataatataaaatataaatatttgtagtctTATTTTAGCAACTAAATTAGTTTGCTAAGGTAATTTTTCTGACAGACACCGTCCGACATGTCATATTATTTGTTatactaaataataaatatgatatcGGGAtaactcaataaaaaattacattcaAACTAATATATACCATTACAACGAATATAAGCTAAAACGATGATTTATTCTTTCCATAGACAAAGGTCTCTAGATCAACCACTATCTTTCAACGGTGAAGATGCTGCCACGTAGGATCACCTACTGTGGGCCACACAACACTAGATTACATCTCTTGTGAAAACGAAATGTAAGACGAAGACTAGCTCTACTCTTTCTTGCTGTGTGTGTGTTGTGCGTGTTTTCATTATTTCTTCGTCTCCTCTTCTCTTCTCTTACTCATTCTCTCCGCACATACACACCAACTGCTTGTATCTATCTTTCTTTAAATTGGTGGGTCGGGTCGGGTCAAGCTTTCATTTGGTCAATCAATCGAGGCTTATTGATCAAGGTATGTTTCTGCTTTATTGTGGTGTTTTTTTACATTTGGATCACTTGTTTTTGCTTGATTTATGTGTGTTTGACTTGGGTATTTGTGATTCTTGATTCTTGTGGTTTAATTTGAGGTTTTGTTGTGTAAAGTTGGTGTCTTTGTGGGAAAGATTGGGGTTTTTTTGGGTTGTAGAGGGTAAAGGTGTGAACTTTATTGTTTTGTGGAGCAAGAAATGATTTTGGGAAAGTGTAGGTGATTATGGTGATGTTGGTTgatggaattagggttttgttgATGGGATTGTTAGAATGTTGGCTTTGTTGGGTGTTGAAAATTTGAGAAATAACTTGTTTGTTATGTTTCTATGCGTAGTCGGAGCGTAGGGAAATTATATATGGGTAATTTGTATGTTTAGAAGTTtgaggggccgtttggttcatggttaatgatcATCAGAACCTCAAACCCCTCCCGGTGTTGGTTTGGATCAGTAATTTTATTATGTGGAATGGGAACCTCAATCACACTCGGTGGGTAAACCATTCCTTACACATCCCTTAGGATTCCCATTCGCATACCCTTCACTTCCATTCCCACCCATCATTGAAATGCCCCCTTAATCTACTGAATTTTggggttttgggttttctttGTCGTTTTATAGTTGTTGAATCATTTGTTGAGGAAGGATTAGTTGTCGAGCCTGATTTTTGTTACTAGGGAGGCAGGTTTGATGTAACAAGTTCTGGTTCATTGAGGAATTTAATTTAGTCTGGGTTTAGTAACTAAACATAAGCATGAAGGGGTTTAAATATGTTCATGATAAATTATGCTTGTGTGATTTTATTAGGTTGTTTCTGGCTTGTTCTGATGCACTAGTGAGTGCATGTTAAAAGCTGCATTTGTGTACTGGTGAAGATGTTGGAGGGTGCAAAGTTTACTGGTTTGATAGACTTGAACAGCCACCATGATAATTATGATATTCCACAAGGCTTTTACCGTAAGCTTGATGAAGGCTCGAACATGTCAATTGATAGCTTTGGAAGCTTGCAGTTGAGCAATGGAGGAGGTTCAATTGCTGCCATGTCTGTTGGCAATAGTAGTTCTGGCTCCAATGATTCCCACACTCGCATCCTAGGACACCAGGGAAACAAGCATGTTAACCATAATTATTCAGCTGTTCAAAGTGTTAATCGTGGAAAAGTCTCTCATGGCCTTAGTGATGATGCACTAGCACAGGCTTTGATGGACAATCGTTTTCCCACACAGGGCCTTCAGGATTTTGATGAGTGGACCATTGATCTTAGGAAGCTTAATATGGGACAAGCTTTTGCACAGGGTGCTTTTGGAAAACTATACAAAGGTACATACAATGGTGAAGATGTTGCTATCAAGCTTTTGGAGAGGCCAGAACATGACTTAGAAAGGGCGCAATTAATGgagcaacagtttcagcaggaGGTAATGATGTTGGCAACACTGAAACATTCGAACATAGTTCGATTTATTGGTGGGTGTCGCAAACCCATGGTCTGGTGTATAGTCACTGAATATGCCAAGGGAGGCTCTGTTCGGCAGTTTTTGGCAAAGAGACAGAATCGAGCAGTGCCTTTAAAATTGGCAGTAAAGCAGGCGTTGGATGTTGCAAGGGGAATGGAATACGTTCATGCACTTGGTTACATTCACAGGGACTTGAAATCAGACAACTTATTGATTTCTGCTGACAAATCAATTAAGATTGCAGATTTTGGGGTTGCTCGAATTGAGGTGCAGACTGAAGGAATGACTCCAGAGACAGGAACATATCGCTGGATGGCTCCGTAAGTGTTCTATTTCTTTATATTGTTACATTTGTCTAGTATTTTGTTGGTTCTAT of Daucus carota subsp. sativus chromosome 3, DH1 v3.0, whole genome shotgun sequence contains these proteins:
- the LOC108211711 gene encoding ankyrin repeat-containing protein NPR4 yields the protein MYYEGGFLEEMGRNIVVEMGRIIFIDQDETANYPVRDNPPPPEQTETVSPGIPAPPPAPIWTPANRPPPVSFEPDKISYLSVCLPLYRAALTGDWKTAKGLLESHPEMINQSITRQFETLLHIASSTKHTYFVTELVNLMDAKDLELRNHAGHTALCVAAEGGIVDIAEILLSKNKNLLKLRGERRGSPLRIASTMGHKDMVSYLYSKTNHMDCEDWSVWDQDAVLYNCVDNNIYDVALDILNHHKKRVCKDRYYNPLHILAKKPSEFYGTDDQNQALKIVRLIWEEVVKLNDSDIWNIIDGPPTIIKQKNIEDPEAGYIDTFAGYNSNILFVAAKLGNTRFILELLRLYPELVWKLDQENRTIFHIAVLYRQESVYNLLFQIGSTMHQIISLKDMNNNNIVHLAAMKPEQNRLLANTGAGLQMQSEVQWFKEVQSMVHPSLREARNSQGQTPQELFTEQHADLVEKGERWMKETLSQCMVVAALIATIMFAAAFTLPGGNNQVTGHPIYRGKRVFILFIITDAISLFTSTAALVMFLDILTARYKEEDFLKLLPTKLNIALLTLLVAVTAMMIAFSSSFFLLYSKGRWVAILVSCLAGVPVYLFCKLQYRLFFDVYRPTFRSRFMFKARKDMFY
- the LOC108214924 gene encoding serine/threonine-protein kinase STY13, with product MLEGAKFTGLIDLNSHHDNYDIPQGFYRKLDEGSNMSIDSFGSLQLSNGGGSIAAMSVGNSSSGSNDSHTRILGHQGNKHVNHNYSAVQSVNRGKVSHGLSDDALAQALMDNRFPTQGLQDFDEWTIDLRKLNMGQAFAQGAFGKLYKGTYNGEDVAIKLLERPEHDLERAQLMEQQFQQEVMMLATLKHSNIVRFIGGCRKPMVWCIVTEYAKGGSVRQFLAKRQNRAVPLKLAVKQALDVARGMEYVHALGYIHRDLKSDNLLISADKSIKIADFGVARIEVQTEGMTPETGTYRWMAPEMIQHRQYTHKVDVYSFGIVLWELITGMLPFQNMTAVQAAFAVVNKGVRPNIPVDCLPVLGEIMTRCWDSNPDVRPPFTEVVRMLEYAETEVMTTVRKARFRCCMSQPMTID